A genome region from Schistocerca americana isolate TAMUIC-IGC-003095 chromosome 1, iqSchAmer2.1, whole genome shotgun sequence includes the following:
- the LOC124619274 gene encoding tubulin alpha-1 chain-like, giving the protein MPSDKTIGGGDDSFNTFFSETGAGKHVPRAVFVDLEPTVVDEVRTGTYRQLFHPEQLITGKEDAANNYARGHYTIGKEIVDLVLDRIRKLADQCTGLQGFLIFHCFGGGTGSGFTSLLMERLSVDYGKKSKLEFAIYPAPQVSTAVVEPYNSILTTHTTLEHSDCAFMSDNEAIYDICRRNLDIERPTYTNLNRLIGQIVSSITASLRFDGALNVDLTEFQTNLVPYPRIHFPLVTYAPVISAEKAYHEQLSVAEITNACFEPANQMVKCDPRHGKYMACCMLYRGDVVPKDVNAAIATIKTKRTIQFVDWCPTGFKVGINYQPPTVVPGGDLAKVQRAVCMLSNTTAIAEAWARLDHKFDLMYAKRAFVHWYVGEGMEEGEFSEAREDLAALEKDYEEVGMDSIEGEGEGGEEY; this is encoded by the exons ATGCCATCAGATAAAACTATAGGAGGCGGCGATGACAGCTTTAACACATTTTTCAGCGAAACCGGCGCTGGGAAGCACGTACCCCGTGCTGTATTTGTTGACTTAGAACCGACTGTTGTTG ATGAGGTGCGTACAGGCACCTACAGGCAGCTCTTCCATCCAGAGCAGTTGATTACAGGCAAGGAAGATGCTGCAAACAACTATGCCCGTGGTCATTACACAATTGGAAAGGAAATAGTGGACCTTGTACTGGACCGCATTCGCAAGCTTGCTGACCAATGTACTGGGCTTCAAGGATTCTTGATCTTTCACTGCTTTGGAGGTGGCACTGGTTCAGGCTTTACTTCACTCTTGATGGAACGTCTGTCTGTGGATTATGGCAAAAAGAGCAAACTGGAATTTGCAATTTACCCAGCTCCTCAG GTATCAACAGCAGTTGTAGAGCCGTACAATTCCATCCTAACCACTCACACCACCTTGGAACATTCAGACTGTGCTTTCATGAGCGATAATGAAGCTATCTACGACATTTGCCGCCGTAACTTAGACATTGAACGCCCAACGTACACCAATCTGAACAGGCTAATTGGCCAGATTGTATCCTCAATCACGGCATCCCTTCGCTTTGATGGAGCTCTTAATGTGGATCTGACAGAATTCCAGACCAACTTGGTGCCCTACCCTCGTATCCATTTCCCACTTGTTACTTATGCCCCTGTCATATCAGCAGAGAAGGCTTACCATGAACAACTGTCTGTGGCAGAAATAACAAACGCCTGTTTTGAACCTGCCAACCAGATGGTGAAATGTGATCCTAGGCATGGAAAGTACATGGCATGCTGTATGCTATACAGAGGAGATGTAGTGCCGAAGGATGTAAACGCTGCCATTGCAACTATTAAGACAAAGCGAACCATTCAGTTTGTGGATTGGTGTCCAACTGGATTCAAG GTGGGGATAAACTACCAGCCTCCTACTGTGGTACCTGGTGGTGATCTTGCGAAGGTACAGCGTGCTGTTTGTATGTTGTCAAATACAACTGCAATTGCAGAGGCCTGGGCTCGCCTTGACCACAAGTTTGATTTGATGTATGCCAAGAGAGCTTTTGTTCACTGGTACGTCGGTGAGGGTATGGAGGAAGGAGAGTTCTCAGAAGCTCGTGAAGATCTGGCTGCCCTTGAAAAGGACTACGAAGAAGTCGGTATGGACTCTATTGAAGGAGAAGGCGAAGGAGGAGAAGAGTACTAA